Proteins co-encoded in one Vibrio aquimaris genomic window:
- the trmA gene encoding tRNA (uridine(54)-C5)-methyltransferase TrmA, translated as MANLDVNPQDYQEQLNEKKARLGQMFACYQMPKLEVFESESQHYRMRAEFRVWHEGNDLYYIMFNQETREKYRVDQFPAASGLINEVMPLLMDEMKNSDSLRRKLFQVDFLSTLSGEILISLLYHRQLDEQWIENAKALKQRLIDKGYKLNIIGRARKMKIVLDRDYVIEQLNVNGQPYLYQQVENSFTQPNGKVAEKMLEWAIDCTRDSQGDLLELYCGNGNFSLALAQNFRRVLATELAKPSVESAQYNIAANKIDNVQILRLSAEEFTQAIEGKRAFRRLKDAGVDLKSYDCNTIFVDPPRAGMDLDTCKMVQGYQRIVYISCNPETLKHNLDVLYQTHKVTRFALFDQFPYTHHMEAGVMLERKV; from the coding sequence ATGGCGAATCTTGACGTAAATCCACAAGACTACCAAGAACAATTGAATGAAAAAAAAGCGCGTCTTGGGCAAATGTTCGCTTGTTACCAAATGCCAAAACTTGAGGTGTTTGAATCTGAAAGCCAACATTATCGCATGCGCGCTGAGTTTCGTGTTTGGCATGAGGGCAATGATCTTTACTACATCATGTTCAATCAGGAAACGCGTGAAAAGTATCGTGTTGATCAGTTTCCAGCCGCCAGTGGTTTGATCAATGAGGTGATGCCGCTTTTGATGGATGAGATGAAAAACAGTGATTCACTGCGTCGTAAACTCTTCCAAGTCGACTTCCTCTCAACGCTCAGTGGTGAGATTCTAATCTCCCTTTTATATCATCGCCAATTGGATGAACAGTGGATTGAAAACGCAAAAGCACTCAAACAGCGCCTAATCGATAAAGGCTATAAGCTCAATATCATTGGGCGAGCTCGAAAAATGAAAATTGTACTCGATCGTGATTATGTGATTGAGCAGCTGAACGTAAATGGGCAGCCATATCTATACCAGCAAGTAGAAAACAGTTTTACTCAACCAAACGGAAAAGTCGCCGAGAAAATGCTGGAATGGGCAATAGACTGTACTCGTGATAGTCAAGGCGATTTGCTAGAACTCTATTGTGGCAATGGTAATTTTTCTCTCGCACTGGCACAAAACTTTAGACGTGTACTGGCAACTGAGCTGGCCAAACCCTCGGTTGAGTCCGCCCAATATAATATTGCGGCTAATAAGATTGATAACGTGCAGATATTGCGCCTCTCGGCAGAGGAATTTACCCAAGCCATCGAAGGAAAACGAGCGTTTCGCCGCCTCAAAGATGCTGGCGTGGATTTAAAAAGCTACGATTGCAATACAATTTTTGTCGATCCGCCAAGAGCTGGAATGGATCTAGATACCTGTAAAATGGTGCAAGGATACCAACGTATTGTTTATATTTCCTGTAACCCAGAAACACTCAAACATAATTTAGATGTTTTGTATCAGACACACAAAGTTACGCGTTTTGCGCTGTTTGATCAGTTCCCATACACCCACCATATGGAAGCGGGCGTAATGCTAGAACGCAAAGTTTAG
- the murI gene encoding glutamate racemase: MSQQTKILIFDSGVGGLSVFKEIEAKLPALNYFYIFDNAAYPYGELEHETLTARVETLVCQYVEKLEIDLVVIACNTASTIVLPSLRARLSIPVVGVVPAIKPASNLANKAVGLIATPATVTREYTHDLIRDFSKTKPVELLGSTLLVDMAEEKLRGRELSQLELQQALEPMAGKIDVAVLGCTHFPLIKQEIQHVLGEHVLLVDSGEAIARRVQELLGNEGLSDDGKKGKREIFSTAPPYAEGALNTALQEWGFSPVQLEILDR; the protein is encoded by the coding sequence GTGTCGCAACAAACAAAAATCCTAATCTTTGACTCTGGAGTCGGCGGGCTATCAGTGTTTAAAGAGATAGAGGCAAAACTGCCAGCGCTTAACTACTTTTATATTTTTGATAATGCTGCTTACCCATATGGTGAGCTAGAGCATGAGACACTGACTGCGCGTGTTGAGACGCTGGTTTGTCAATATGTAGAAAAGCTCGAGATTGATCTTGTTGTGATTGCATGTAACACAGCTAGCACGATTGTTTTGCCCTCGCTGCGCGCCAGGTTATCTATACCTGTGGTCGGTGTGGTACCTGCCATTAAACCAGCATCCAACCTTGCCAATAAAGCTGTTGGTCTTATTGCCACCCCAGCCACTGTCACTCGCGAATATACCCATGATTTAATCAGGGACTTCTCTAAGACCAAACCGGTGGAGCTGTTAGGCTCGACATTATTGGTTGATATGGCAGAGGAAAAACTGCGCGGGAGAGAGCTATCGCAACTTGAGTTACAGCAAGCGCTAGAGCCAATGGCAGGCAAGATAGATGTTGCCGTTCTGGGCTGTACCCATTTCCCTCTTATTAAACAAGAAATCCAACATGTATTGGGTGAGCATGTATTGCTGGTTGACTCGGGAGAAGCAATTGCTCGTCGAGTGCAAGAGTTACTTGGAAATGAAGGGTTGAGTGATGACGGTAAAAAAGGGAAGCGTGAGATTTTCTCAACGGCTCCTCCATATGCTGAAGGAGCGTTGAATACAGCCTTACAGGAGTGGGGCTTTAGTCCTGTTCAACTTGAGATTTTGGATCGTTAG
- a CDS encoding RNA recognition motif domain-containing protein, translated as MSSNKSMLMIAALAILGAIIFSQVNVHPALSFVVGVFVSTIVIRFSNTSSKPVTSHDTATKTLYVGNLPYKANESHVKDLFAKHGEVFAVRLMKDKRTGKRRGFGFVVMAATDVVKAIEGLNEKDYMQRTLKVRIANDPKSQVEQD; from the coding sequence ATGAGTTCAAATAAATCAATGTTAATGATTGCCGCCTTAGCTATATTGGGCGCGATTATCTTTTCACAGGTTAATGTTCATCCTGCACTCAGCTTTGTTGTCGGTGTTTTTGTTTCCACTATTGTTATTAGATTTTCAAACACCTCATCTAAGCCAGTAACCAGCCATGACACTGCAACGAAAACCCTATATGTAGGAAATCTGCCATATAAAGCAAATGAGTCACACGTAAAAGATTTATTTGCCAAGCATGGTGAGGTTTTTGCGGTGCGCCTTATGAAGGATAAAAGAACCGGAAAAAGGCGAGGGTTTGGTTTTGTAGTAATGGCTGCAACAGACGTTGTCAAAGCAATAGAAGGATTAAATGAAAAGGATTATATGCAGCGTACTTTAAAAGTTCGAATTGCTAACGATCCAAAATCTCAAGTTGAACAGGACTAA
- a CDS encoding TonB-dependent receptor domain-containing protein, which translates to MNRTMLAMTVASLLPHASHLYAQETSIDETMVVTANRFEQSVNSTLAPVVVVTKEDIQSTQAKSIEEVLRRLPGIQVSSNGGYGQLASIYTRGTESDHTLILVNGVRVSSATAGLTAISSLPLNGVERIEYVRGPRTAVYGSDAIGGVINIITSYTGDETELWVESGSDNYQKYAVNTANQIGENGWAKASVNREKTAGFSATNENSSSFDPDNDGYDHTDLLLELGVQSTDELSFKWNTNYTEGDIEFDSGEQNQKLLSSSIVGAYKTDSLSSEVILAASRDQSSYIGSSDNYETNRQSVAWQNSYQINAELLMLGGVDWVNDDVSESTTAFAKTSRSNLGLYTSGLYSKDKMQAEMSLRIDDNEQYGDYTTWQVGSGYRFTSIYRLSVMAGTAFKAPTFNDLYYPASKWGDSANPDLTPEESLNYEIALDVTPSIGDFRIAFYQNEISDLISVSGSTGKNENIAKAEIKGLELVGEFTTGALFHSASIDVMDTENKDTGKELARRSKYSAKWNVSYTYYDWNFDLSYLYRGENFDDAANNTRLDGYSLVDFATHYYITDSLIARGKIANLFDEDYETSYGYNTQERSYFVGLNYKF; encoded by the coding sequence ATGAACCGAACAATGTTAGCGATGACAGTAGCATCGCTGCTTCCCCATGCCTCCCATTTATATGCCCAAGAAACTTCCATCGATGAAACTATGGTGGTTACGGCAAATCGATTTGAGCAGTCAGTAAATTCAACTCTTGCCCCAGTCGTGGTCGTGACCAAAGAGGACATTCAGTCTACTCAAGCCAAGTCGATTGAAGAAGTATTACGTCGATTGCCCGGCATACAAGTGTCTAGTAATGGTGGTTATGGCCAGCTGGCTAGCATTTATACTCGAGGCACAGAGTCTGATCATACACTTATACTAGTAAATGGTGTTCGCGTTAGTAGCGCTACTGCGGGATTAACGGCGATTTCTTCTTTGCCATTAAACGGAGTGGAGCGAATAGAGTATGTGCGAGGTCCACGAACCGCTGTATACGGTTCGGATGCTATTGGTGGAGTAATCAATATAATTACCTCATATACTGGTGATGAAACTGAGTTATGGGTAGAGAGTGGTAGCGATAATTATCAAAAATATGCGGTAAATACTGCTAACCAGATTGGAGAAAACGGCTGGGCTAAGGCTTCTGTTAATCGTGAAAAAACAGCTGGGTTTTCAGCCACCAACGAAAACAGTTCAAGCTTTGATCCCGACAATGATGGTTATGACCATACTGACTTGTTGTTAGAACTGGGAGTTCAGTCGACTGACGAGCTAAGTTTTAAATGGAATACGAACTACACAGAGGGTGATATTGAATTTGATTCTGGAGAGCAAAATCAAAAGCTATTAAGCAGTTCAATTGTTGGAGCCTATAAAACTGACTCGTTGAGCAGCGAAGTTATACTAGCAGCCAGTAGAGATCAATCTTCTTACATAGGCTCATCGGATAACTATGAAACCAATCGGCAATCTGTTGCTTGGCAAAACAGCTATCAAATTAATGCTGAATTGTTAATGCTAGGTGGTGTAGATTGGGTCAATGACGATGTATCGGAATCTACGACAGCGTTTGCTAAAACAAGTCGTTCAAATCTTGGACTATACACCTCGGGGCTGTATTCTAAAGATAAAATGCAAGCTGAAATGAGCTTGCGTATTGATGATAATGAGCAATATGGAGATTACACCACTTGGCAAGTGGGCTCAGGCTACAGGTTTACTTCAATCTACCGTTTATCTGTAATGGCGGGGACCGCTTTTAAAGCTCCAACATTTAATGATTTGTACTATCCAGCATCGAAGTGGGGAGATTCTGCGAACCCTGATTTAACACCGGAAGAGTCTTTAAACTACGAGATTGCTTTGGATGTAACTCCATCGATTGGTGATTTTAGGATTGCTTTCTACCAGAATGAAATCTCTGATCTGATATCGGTTTCGGGTTCGACAGGTAAAAATGAAAACATTGCAAAAGCAGAAATAAAGGGCCTCGAACTTGTTGGAGAGTTTACAACAGGTGCTTTATTTCACTCGGCAAGTATCGATGTAATGGATACCGAGAATAAGGATACAGGTAAAGAATTAGCTCGAAGATCAAAGTACAGTGCTAAATGGAATGTAAGCTACACGTATTATGATTGGAACTTTGATTTAAGTTATCTATATCGCGGTGAGAATTTTGATGATGCTGCTAACAATACTAGGTTAGACGGATACTCTCTTGTTGATTTCGCAACCCACTACTATATTACAGACAGTTTGATTGCTCGCGGCAAGATTGCCAACTTATTTGATGAAGACTATGAAACTTCATATGGTTACAACACTCAAGAACGCAGCTATTTTGTAGGTCTTAACTATAAATTTTAA
- the fabR gene encoding HTH-type transcriptional repressor FabR has translation MATMGIRAQQKEKTRRSVIDAAFSQLSAERSFSNLSLREVAREAGIAPTSFYRHFKDMDELGLTMVDEGGLLLRQLMRQARQRIVKEGSVIRTSVETFMEFIDNHPNVFRLLLRERSGTSFEFRAAVAREIQHFVAELTEYLVSTRMSRDEAYTQAEASVTLVFSSGAEALDLASHERDELAERLITQLRMIAKGALWYRKERERNRLKGGTD, from the coding sequence ATGGCAACCATGGGAATCCGAGCACAGCAAAAAGAAAAAACGCGTCGTTCAGTCATTGATGCAGCGTTTAGTCAGCTAAGCGCTGAGCGAAGCTTTTCTAACTTAAGCTTAAGAGAAGTTGCCCGCGAAGCTGGGATTGCTCCTACCTCTTTTTATCGCCATTTTAAAGATATGGACGAGCTTGGCTTAACTATGGTTGATGAGGGAGGCTTATTACTTCGTCAATTGATGCGCCAAGCAAGGCAAAGGATCGTGAAAGAGGGAAGTGTGATACGAACTTCCGTTGAGACCTTCATGGAGTTTATTGATAATCACCCCAATGTTTTCCGACTTTTGTTACGAGAACGTTCAGGAACATCATTTGAATTTCGAGCCGCCGTAGCGAGAGAAATTCAACATTTTGTTGCTGAGCTTACTGAGTACCTTGTTAGTACTCGGATGTCTCGTGATGAAGCATACACTCAAGCGGAAGCCTCAGTCACTTTGGTGTTTAGCTCAGGTGCGGAAGCACTAGATTTAGCCAGCCATGAACGTGATGAACTAGCTGAGCGATTGATTACTCAATTGCGCATGATTGCCAAAGGCGCTTTGTGGTACCGAAAAGAACGTGAACGTAACCGATTAAAAGGTGGAACAGATTAA
- a CDS encoding YijD family membrane protein — protein MSNEVNRVDTGSEKKTLILALIAGMCGDALLSWVTMSEVSFSIFPLIALVLSVQALYQEYLRNPVSEDIPLVGLACFFVGAFGHSAFVKAQYPDAGSNFFAIVVSLLLLVWIGKKLGFMDRSTRTE, from the coding sequence ATGTCGAATGAAGTAAACCGAGTGGATACTGGCTCAGAGAAAAAAACCTTAATATTGGCACTTATTGCTGGTATGTGTGGTGATGCCTTGTTGTCTTGGGTAACAATGAGTGAAGTCTCTTTTTCTATTTTTCCTCTGATTGCGCTGGTTTTATCTGTGCAGGCTCTCTATCAAGAATACCTCCGCAACCCTGTCTCTGAAGACATTCCGCTTGTCGGATTAGCTTGCTTCTTTGTCGGTGCTTTTGGCCATTCGGCGTTCGTTAAAGCCCAGTATCCAGATGCGGGTTCTAACTTTTTTGCCATCGTCGTCTCATTACTACTGCTAGTGTGGATAGGTAAAAAGCTCGGCTTTATGGACCGTTCCACCAGGACTGAATAA